The following are encoded in a window of Terriglobales bacterium genomic DNA:
- a CDS encoding RodZ domain-containing protein, which translates to MGSFGERMQREREMRGITLEEIAESTKIGTRSLRALEGEDFDKLPGGIFNKGFVRAYAKYLGIDEEQAVTDFMAAYGDHQQQQPQAEPQETKLQEEAPPLSLNLLAVGGAVVVLALFLVIWGFHDRLSGAASRLSHRFRRAPAVQAPNAVAAIPNRAIPTPPAGAQTTGSAAAGDKAPAAPAAAGPADPSSAKAAKPVAPESAFAAPEMAAAGREFVLQVHARQDAWVKIKADDELLMEGVLKGDKTVHARQKVVFTTGNAAAIELSFNGEPQPALGADNQVKTVVFTADGRVR; encoded by the coding sequence AGCGCATGCAGCGTGAGCGCGAGATGCGCGGCATCACGCTGGAAGAGATTGCCGAATCCACCAAGATCGGCACCCGCTCCCTGCGTGCGCTGGAGGGCGAGGACTTCGATAAGCTCCCCGGCGGCATCTTCAACAAGGGATTCGTCCGCGCCTACGCCAAGTACCTGGGCATCGACGAAGAGCAGGCGGTCACCGACTTCATGGCCGCCTATGGCGACCACCAGCAACAGCAGCCGCAGGCGGAGCCGCAAGAGACCAAGCTGCAGGAGGAGGCGCCGCCGCTGTCGCTGAACCTGCTGGCGGTGGGCGGGGCCGTCGTGGTGCTGGCCCTGTTCCTCGTCATCTGGGGCTTCCATGACCGTCTCTCCGGTGCGGCAAGCCGCCTCTCGCACCGCTTCCGCCGTGCGCCTGCCGTCCAGGCGCCAAATGCCGTGGCCGCCATCCCGAATCGCGCGATACCTACTCCGCCCGCAGGCGCTCAGACCACGGGCAGTGCAGCGGCGGGGGACAAGGCCCCGGCAGCTCCGGCTGCTGCGGGCCCTGCAGACCCGTCCTCGGCGAAGGCAGCGAAGCCTGTCGCCCCCGAATCCGCCTTTGCGGCTCCGGAGATGGCGGCCGCCGGCCGTGAATTCGTGCTCCAGGTGCATGCGCGCCAGGATGCGTGGGTGAAGATCAAGGCCGACGACGAACTGCTGATGGAAGGTGTGCTGAAGGGCGACAAGACCGTCCACGCCAGGCAGAAAGTCGTGTTCACCACCGGTAACGCGGCCGCCATCGAGCTCTCCTTCAACGGGGAGCCGCAGCCGGCGCTGGGCGCCGATAACCAGGTGAAGACCGTCGTGTTCACGGCCGACGGACGGGTGCGATAG